A single region of the Candidatus Protochlamydia amoebophila UWE25 genome encodes:
- a CDS encoding efflux RND transporter permease subunit — translation MIEKILRYSLYHPLKVILFTSLVACYGIFSFFKLPIDAVPDITNNQVQINTILGGLSPVQIEKQVSYLIETALAGIPGLQMTRSLSRNGFSQVTAIFDDNVNIYFARQQINERLNEAIKNLPEGAEIHMGPLSTGLGEIYMWTVDFIPRSKKNENRKLAGWMVDGSYQTQEGQILKNEEEKASYLRTIQDWIIKPQLKSIPGLAEIDSIGGYVLQYHIEPNIEKMIALGLSFDNLIQAVQKNNLSISPGYIEKLGEGLLVKSDERLNNPKEIETIVVATREGIPIRIRDIADVKIGKEMRTGSATHNGKESVIGTALMLIGSNSRTVSQAVEQKLSEIARTLPPDVIITPVLNRTKLVNATIDTVAKNLSEGAILVIAILFAFLGHFRASLITALVIPLSMLMTAIGMVHTQISGNLMSLGAIDFGLIIDGAVIITENCLRRLSLKRKTINRDLTKQERTEEVLAASQEMIQPTVIGQAIIITVYVPILTLSGVEGKMFYPMAMTVIMALISAFILSLTFVPTMISLFVKGNMQENEKGFVHFIKKIYQSVLEKVLHFPLATTLSSLIVVFISLILFFRLGEEFIPTLDERDLAMHVMRIPSTSLSQSTEMQKDVEKTLLTLPEVSFVFSKTGTAEMASDPMPPNVSDTFIILKKREEWPNPKLTKEDLIHKIEQSVQFVPGNNYEFTQPIEMRFNELISGVRSDLAVKVYGDNFSLLEKTAENIFQVLKEIPGAADIKVSQMSGLPVLDIKIDRETTSRLGLNVSDILEVVSIALGGGKAGQLFEGDRRFDIIVKLPDSSREDLTTISQLPIPLKMESKKAYFSNISLGEVASLNIQNNLNEVRRENGKRFITIQANVRGSDLGTFVEQAKQEIRDKVKIPSSYWLDWGGQFENLLSARNRLFIVIPIALMLIFIFLYSAFNSARYALLVFTSVPLALSGGILALWIRNMPFSISAAVGLIALSGIAVLNGLVLVTSINQLRDTESHIEKAIKKGALQRIRPVLMTALVASFGFIPMALASGTGAEVQKPLATVVIGGIISATILTLLVLPALYKLFAAKQRYRDINYVE, via the coding sequence ATGATTGAAAAAATCCTTCGCTATTCCTTATATCATCCACTTAAAGTTATCCTTTTCACTTCTTTAGTAGCTTGCTATGGAATTTTTTCTTTTTTTAAATTACCCATTGATGCTGTACCTGACATTACTAATAATCAAGTTCAAATCAATACCATTTTAGGTGGTTTATCTCCTGTTCAAATAGAAAAGCAAGTCTCTTATTTGATTGAAACAGCTTTAGCAGGTATTCCTGGCCTTCAAATGACAAGATCTTTATCACGAAATGGTTTTTCTCAAGTTACAGCTATTTTTGATGATAACGTCAATATTTATTTTGCTAGGCAACAGATTAATGAAAGATTAAATGAAGCGATTAAAAATCTTCCCGAAGGTGCTGAAATTCACATGGGTCCTCTTTCTACAGGACTTGGCGAAATTTATATGTGGACAGTTGATTTTATCCCTCGTTCTAAAAAAAATGAGAATAGAAAACTCGCAGGATGGATGGTTGATGGTTCTTATCAAACCCAAGAAGGACAAATTTTAAAAAATGAAGAAGAAAAAGCTTCTTATCTGCGCACTATACAAGACTGGATCATTAAACCTCAATTGAAGAGCATCCCAGGACTAGCTGAAATTGATTCGATCGGAGGGTATGTTCTGCAATATCACATTGAGCCCAACATCGAAAAAATGATTGCATTGGGATTAAGTTTTGATAACCTTATTCAAGCCGTACAAAAAAATAATTTAAGTATTAGTCCTGGCTATATTGAAAAATTAGGAGAAGGATTACTCGTTAAATCAGATGAAAGATTAAACAATCCTAAGGAAATAGAGACAATTGTTGTTGCCACACGAGAAGGTATCCCCATTCGCATTCGAGATATTGCTGATGTAAAAATTGGGAAAGAAATGCGCACAGGAAGTGCAACTCACAATGGCAAAGAATCAGTTATTGGAACCGCTCTCATGTTAATAGGTTCTAATAGTCGCACTGTGTCTCAAGCTGTTGAACAAAAACTTTCTGAAATCGCTCGCACGCTTCCTCCAGATGTAATCATTACTCCTGTGCTCAATCGGACAAAGCTTGTTAATGCCACCATTGATACAGTTGCGAAAAACTTAAGCGAAGGAGCCATTCTTGTTATTGCGATTTTATTTGCTTTTTTAGGACATTTTCGAGCTTCATTAATTACTGCCTTAGTCATTCCTTTATCGATGTTGATGACAGCAATTGGAATGGTACACACACAAATCAGTGGCAATCTAATGAGTCTTGGTGCCATTGATTTTGGACTTATTATTGATGGAGCTGTTATTATTACAGAAAATTGTTTAAGAAGACTTTCTCTCAAAAGAAAGACCATCAATAGAGATTTAACTAAACAAGAACGAACTGAAGAGGTTTTAGCCGCAAGCCAGGAAATGATTCAACCGACCGTGATTGGACAAGCTATTATTATCACTGTTTATGTTCCTATTTTAACATTATCAGGGGTAGAAGGAAAAATGTTTTATCCGATGGCCATGACAGTAATTATGGCTTTAATTTCGGCATTTATTCTTTCCCTTACATTTGTGCCGACAATGATTTCTCTTTTTGTGAAAGGAAATATGCAAGAAAATGAAAAGGGGTTTGTTCATTTCATAAAAAAAATATATCAATCCGTTCTCGAAAAAGTGTTGCATTTTCCCTTAGCCACAACTTTGTCATCATTAATAGTTGTTTTTATCTCACTCATTCTTTTTTTCAGGCTTGGCGAAGAGTTTATTCCTACTTTAGATGAGAGAGATCTAGCCATGCATGTTATGCGTATTCCAAGCACCTCATTATCCCAGTCAACAGAAATGCAAAAGGACGTAGAAAAAACACTTCTTACACTGCCAGAAGTTTCATTCGTATTTTCTAAAACAGGAACTGCTGAAATGGCTTCTGATCCCATGCCTCCCAATGTTTCAGATACTTTTATTATTTTAAAAAAGCGAGAAGAATGGCCTAATCCGAAACTGACTAAAGAAGATTTAATTCATAAAATTGAACAATCTGTTCAATTCGTTCCTGGCAATAATTATGAATTTACACAGCCTATTGAAATGCGTTTCAATGAGTTAATTTCAGGAGTTCGCAGTGACTTAGCTGTGAAGGTATATGGAGATAATTTTTCTTTGTTGGAAAAAACGGCTGAGAATATTTTCCAAGTCTTAAAAGAAATTCCAGGAGCGGCTGATATAAAAGTGTCTCAAATGAGTGGTCTTCCGGTTTTAGATATTAAAATTGATCGAGAGACAACAAGTCGATTGGGGTTAAATGTTTCAGATATTTTAGAAGTCGTTTCTATTGCTTTAGGAGGAGGAAAAGCAGGTCAGTTATTTGAAGGAGATCGCCGATTTGATATTATTGTAAAACTTCCTGATTCATCACGAGAAGACCTTACTACAATTAGTCAACTACCCATTCCCCTAAAAATGGAATCTAAAAAAGCTTATTTTTCAAATATTTCACTTGGTGAAGTTGCTTCTTTAAATATTCAAAATAACCTCAATGAAGTCAGACGTGAAAATGGAAAACGATTTATTACCATTCAAGCCAATGTTCGAGGATCGGATCTAGGAACATTTGTAGAACAAGCGAAGCAGGAAATTCGAGACAAAGTCAAAATTCCAAGTAGTTATTGGTTAGATTGGGGCGGACAGTTTGAAAACCTCCTTTCAGCTCGCAATCGTTTATTTATAGTCATTCCAATTGCTTTAATGTTAATTTTTATTTTTCTCTATTCTGCATTTAACTCTGCCCGTTATGCTTTACTTGTTTTTACAAGCGTTCCTTTAGCATTATCAGGAGGGATTTTGGCTCTATGGATAAGAAACATGCCCTTTTCTATTTCTGCTGCAGTTGGGCTTATCGCTCTTTCTGGCATCGCTGTTTTAAATGGGCTTGTTTTAGTTACCTCAATTAATCAACTCCGCGATACTGAAAGCCACATTGAAAAAGCCATTAAAAAAGGGGCTCTTCAACGCATCCGCCCCGTTCTAATGACAGCCTTAGTCGCTTCATTTGGATTTATCCCGATGGCGTTAGCATCAGGAACGGGAGCAGAAGTGCAAAAACCTTTGGCAACTGTTGTGATTGGAGGAATCATTAGCGCTACCATTTTGACACTTTTAGTTCTTCCAGCATTATATAAACTTTTTGCAGCTAAACAACGTTACAGAGATATCAATTATGTGGAATGA
- a CDS encoding efflux RND transporter periplasmic adaptor subunit, protein MNRNSFRYFILCMLLSSVQLFSHSQEEHEENSVYLTTDQIKQLGIRIKKAGAGTLFLSISTPGKIILQPDQLAHIVPKVSGITREASYNLGHLVKRGDIMAILESSDMADYKAAFLAALSRKKLAQSSLKREKKLFQEKISSEQDYLNAKNGYEESFINLQLVKQKLQAFGLLSSEIEELAIQSEPNLRLYSIRSPIDGTVIMRHITIGEFIENTNIIYEVADLSKVWVEIGIYPKDLYKVKAGQSVVVTIPSENKLAQARLIYVSPIVADETIAAKAIAELDNQTGDWRPGVFVKALIETDQLPCPLVVPNDAIQMIDDQPILFVGSKNEFEKRIVQLGQSDGKNTEILSGLKPGESYVVNKTFLLKAELGKNSAEHED, encoded by the coding sequence ATGAACAGAAACTCCTTCCGTTATTTTATTCTGTGTATGTTACTTTCATCAGTTCAATTATTTTCTCATTCTCAAGAAGAGCACGAAGAAAATTCTGTTTATTTGACAACAGATCAAATCAAACAACTTGGTATCAGGATAAAAAAAGCAGGAGCTGGAACCCTCTTTTTATCAATTTCTACACCCGGAAAAATTATTCTTCAACCCGATCAATTAGCTCATATCGTTCCAAAAGTTTCTGGAATTACTCGTGAGGCTAGTTATAACCTTGGTCATTTAGTCAAACGTGGAGACATAATGGCCATCTTAGAAAGTAGTGACATGGCAGACTATAAAGCGGCTTTTCTGGCTGCTTTAAGTCGCAAGAAATTAGCTCAATCGAGCTTAAAAAGAGAAAAAAAGCTTTTTCAAGAAAAAATTTCTTCAGAGCAAGATTATCTCAATGCTAAGAATGGATATGAAGAATCTTTCATTAATCTTCAGCTAGTTAAACAGAAACTGCAAGCATTTGGTTTACTTTCAAGCGAAATAGAGGAATTAGCCATCCAAAGTGAGCCTAACTTGAGACTCTACTCTATACGCTCTCCTATCGATGGAACAGTAATCATGAGGCATATTACAATAGGAGAATTCATAGAAAATACAAATATCATTTATGAAGTAGCTGATCTTTCTAAAGTATGGGTTGAAATTGGCATTTATCCTAAAGATTTGTATAAAGTGAAAGCTGGACAATCGGTTGTCGTTACAATACCTAGTGAAAATAAATTGGCGCAAGCTAGACTCATTTATGTCAGTCCTATTGTGGCAGATGAAACAATTGCAGCTAAAGCGATTGCAGAACTTGATAATCAAACAGGAGATTGGCGTCCGGGAGTTTTTGTCAAAGCTTTAATCGAAACGGATCAACTGCCCTGTCCTCTCGTAGTTCCCAATGATGCGATTCAAATGATCGATGATCAACCAATCTTATTTGTCGGTTCTAAAAACGAATTCGAAAAGCGAATTGTTCAGCTTGGTCAAAGTGATGGAAAAAATACAGAAATTCTTTCTGGCTTAAAACCTGGGGAATCCTATGTTGTAAACAAAACATTTCTATTAAAAGCTGAATTAGGAAAAAACTCAGCTGAACATGAGGATTAG
- a CDS encoding TolC family protein, producing MFSKFVKILASYPFFIFFVLKTFGFPTLSFLHAEVDENRESNLPILDLNQAVYRVLTASPSLQIAKKESSAKYSSVKQAQLAPSPVLSYEVENFSGRRTWKGWNHREESYIWSQLFETGDKRQIRTQAASYRYYAAMVGYDISKLVLLNRLHRAFIQVAANQELLKNAIQQSQIAKEMLDIATKKVEAGKVSLIQQNKAQVAYSLTLINSEKAQIDLKNAKRRLSLLWAETCPDFKTVLFPFFDLEMPKELQTYIEDLCNQPEITQLLYQFQNAKHHWRLEKANRIPDVTMQVGYKINYEEKNQGLIAGVSIPIPIFNQNQGNISEAYFEMLKVDEQKRLLALTLQSKLSIIHEEFNRSYLEAQEIQSKTLPLAKQAFELAHKGYLEGKFEYLDVLDAQRTLFEITENYIQTLINYHTKRADMDYLNSQLD from the coding sequence ATGTTCTCCAAATTCGTTAAAATTTTAGCATCATATCCTTTTTTTATATTCTTCGTGTTGAAAACTTTTGGATTTCCTACTCTTTCATTTTTACACGCCGAAGTAGATGAAAATAGGGAAAGCAATCTCCCCATTTTAGACTTGAATCAGGCCGTATATCGCGTTTTAACCGCTTCACCTTCTCTACAAATTGCCAAAAAAGAATCCTCTGCTAAATACTCTTCAGTTAAACAAGCCCAGCTCGCTCCTAGTCCCGTTCTGAGCTATGAAGTCGAAAACTTCTCTGGTCGACGCACCTGGAAAGGTTGGAATCATCGAGAAGAGAGCTATATTTGGTCTCAATTATTTGAAACTGGGGATAAACGGCAAATACGAACGCAAGCTGCATCTTATCGCTATTACGCAGCTATGGTGGGTTATGATATTTCAAAACTTGTCCTGCTAAACCGTCTTCATCGCGCTTTCATACAAGTAGCTGCCAACCAGGAACTTTTAAAAAACGCAATTCAACAATCACAAATTGCTAAAGAAATGCTAGACATTGCCACAAAAAAAGTGGAGGCTGGTAAAGTTTCTTTAATCCAACAAAATAAAGCACAAGTGGCTTATTCTCTAACATTAATTAACTCTGAAAAAGCTCAAATAGATTTAAAAAATGCCAAACGAAGATTATCTTTGCTTTGGGCTGAAACGTGTCCTGACTTTAAAACCGTCTTATTTCCCTTTTTTGACCTCGAAATGCCGAAAGAACTTCAAACTTACATTGAAGATCTTTGCAATCAACCAGAAATTACTCAACTGCTCTATCAATTTCAAAATGCAAAACATCATTGGCGATTGGAAAAAGCGAATCGTATTCCTGATGTGACTATGCAAGTAGGATATAAAATCAATTATGAAGAAAAAAATCAGGGATTAATTGCCGGAGTATCCATCCCTATTCCCATTTTTAACCAAAATCAAGGCAACATCTCAGAAGCCTATTTTGAAATGTTAAAAGTTGATGAACAGAAAAGATTGCTAGCCCTTACTCTCCAGTCTAAATTGTCTATTATTCATGAAGAATTTAATCGCTCTTACTTAGAAGCCCAAGAAATACAAAGCAAAACTCTTCCTTTAGCGAAACAAGCTTTTGAACTAGCGCATAAAGGATATTTAGAAGGAAAATTCGAATATTTGGACGTATTAGATGCTCAAAGAACATTGTTTGAAATCACAGAAAACTATATTCAAACATTAATCAATTACCACACCAAACGTGCCGATATGGACTATTTAAACAGTCAACTGGATTAA